One window from the genome of Coleofasciculus chthonoplastes PCC 7420 encodes:
- a CDS encoding IS4 family transposase has protein sequence MKELRWAAQELRYANLGDARRNKRLVKIVEDLAAQPNESIPTACGNWAATKATYNLWKSPRIKPDDIRLSHQISTVERSQEHSVVLAIQDTTDLNFTHHPSKKGMGPISSKPMVTGLKVHSVLAVSTLGVPLGVLHQQVWARNPQEVGKRHTRRQRQTADKESQCWLSASVATELALPEDIEVVTIADREADIYDLFAMTRQRRSHLLIRGTHNRRVDHQAKYLHASIEQAPVAGLVTITVPRNGQRPQRQATLTVRFATLEIQPPRHHLQRAKLSPVTLQVVLATESHPPKDTTPICWLLLTTLPVNSFDEAVQCIRWYSFRWLIERYHYVLKSGCHLEQLQLETRERIECALATYSIVAWRLLWLTYQARSSPDTPCDTVLQTHEWQALYCTIHSQPIPPQQPPSLRQAVGWIAQLGGFLGRKHDGEPGVKTIWRGWQRLQDIAATWQLLHS, from the coding sequence ATGAAAGAACTTCGATGGGCAGCCCAAGAATTGCGGTACGCTAACTTAGGTGATGCTCGGCGAAATAAACGCCTGGTTAAAATTGTCGAAGACTTAGCCGCACAGCCGAATGAAAGCATTCCAACGGCTTGTGGAAATTGGGCAGCAACCAAAGCTACCTACAACTTGTGGAAATCACCACGCATCAAACCCGATGACATCCGTTTGTCTCATCAAATCAGTACTGTGGAACGGTCACAAGAGCATAGTGTTGTCTTGGCAATACAAGACACAACGGATCTCAACTTCACTCACCATCCGAGCAAGAAGGGTATGGGTCCGATTAGTAGCAAGCCAATGGTGACGGGATTAAAAGTTCATTCGGTGTTGGCGGTGAGTACCTTGGGCGTACCCTTAGGAGTACTACACCAACAAGTGTGGGCACGTAATCCACAAGAGGTAGGCAAGCGACATACTCGTCGTCAAAGGCAGACTGCCGACAAAGAAAGTCAATGCTGGCTAAGTGCTTCCGTTGCGACCGAGTTAGCCTTACCTGAAGACATAGAGGTGGTGACGATTGCCGATCGCGAAGCGGATATTTACGATTTATTTGCCATGACTCGTCAAAGGCGATCGCATCTATTGATCCGAGGTACTCATAATCGTCGTGTTGACCATCAAGCCAAGTATTTGCACGCCAGCATTGAGCAAGCGCCAGTTGCGGGATTGGTCACCATTACTGTACCTCGTAACGGTCAGCGACCCCAGAGGCAAGCTACCCTAACCGTTCGCTTTGCTACCCTAGAGATACAACCACCTCGCCATCATCTCCAAAGAGCTAAACTGTCTCCAGTTACTCTTCAAGTGGTATTAGCTACTGAATCTCATCCACCCAAGGATACCACACCCATTTGCTGGTTATTGTTAACCACCCTACCTGTCAATAGTTTTGATGAAGCTGTCCAATGTATACGATGGTACTCTTTTCGCTGGCTGATTGAACGCTATCACTACGTTCTTAAAAGCGGTTGTCACCTCGAACAACTACAATTGGAAACACGAGAGCGTATTGAGTGTGCTTTGGCTACTTATTCCATTGTTGCTTGGCGCTTATTGTGGCTCACTTATCAAGCTCGCTCTAGTCCTGATACACCTTGCGATACTGTTTTACAGACCCATGAGTGGCAAGCTCTCTATTGTACTATTCACTCTCAACCTATACCTCCACAACAACCTCCTTCTCTCCGGCAAGCCGTTGGTTGGATTGCTCAACTCGGCGGTTTCTTAGGGCGTAAACATGATGGTGAACCTGGAGTCAAAACTATTTGGCGCGGTTGGCAGAGACTACAAGATATCGCTGCTACCTGGCAGTTACTTCACTCCTAG